A genomic segment from Nodularia sphaerocarpa UHCC 0038 encodes:
- a CDS encoding ABC transporter ATP-binding protein/permease produces the protein MQTPVVPDQTTTHPFAAFTQFWQDVRVVAQPYWYPTEAEGRTFSDVIRSWGMLILLLLLITALVGVSALGSFWNRYVLDIIIEEKDLSKYISTLWLSTLVIVVTVLLVAFSKYVTKKISLDWYKWLNNHILKKYFSHQVYYKINFKSNIDNPDQRISQQIEPITSSALRFLATFLEKVLEMITFIIVLWTISSDIAIYLVIYTIVGNLIAVYLTQELNKINQEELAFKADFNYCLTHVRNHAESIAFFQGEEEELNIVKRRFSNVLENAERRLNWERGQDVFNRAYQSAISLFSMFILTPLFIQDKIDYGQISQASLACFLFSNALGQLIGEFGTSGRFSSYVKRLAEFSDALESVTKQPENVSTIKVLEEKHLAFENVTLQTPNYEQVIVEKLSLSIHTGEGLLIVGPSGRGKSSLLRAIAGLWNAGTGQLVRPPLEEMLFLPQRPYIILGTLREQLLYPHTDHKMSDRELEEILQQVNLQNLLNRVDGFDTEVPWENILSLGEQQRLAFARILISRPSFTILDEATSALDLSNEANLYQQLQKHQTTFISVGHRESLFNYHQWVLELSQDSSWQLLSIQDYQLQKEIVIHPPENVPITIDTLPQQESQIKLETSVATATIAGLSHQEMNTLTDYSLTTIRNRASLGKSITAKDGLSYRYNKDPKVLKWVRD, from the coding sequence ATGCAAACTCCAGTTGTTCCTGATCAAACTACAACGCATCCTTTTGCGGCTTTTACTCAATTTTGGCAAGATGTCAGAGTGGTAGCTCAACCTTACTGGTATCCAACAGAGGCAGAAGGAAGAACATTCTCAGATGTGATTCGTTCTTGGGGAATGCTGATTCTCCTATTATTATTAATAACTGCCCTTGTAGGCGTAAGTGCATTAGGTAGCTTCTGGAATCGCTATGTACTTGATATCATCATTGAAGAGAAAGACCTTTCTAAATATATTAGTACGCTATGGCTTTCCACTCTCGTTATTGTAGTGACAGTGCTATTGGTAGCATTTTCTAAATATGTAACTAAAAAAATCTCTCTTGATTGGTACAAATGGCTAAATAATCACATTTTAAAAAAATATTTTAGCCATCAAGTCTATTATAAAATTAACTTTAAATCTAATATTGATAATCCAGATCAACGCATATCCCAACAGATTGAACCGATTACAAGTAGTGCTTTAAGATTTCTAGCGACTTTTCTGGAAAAAGTGCTAGAAATGATCACTTTTATTATAGTTCTCTGGACAATTTCCTCAGATATTGCAATTTATCTGGTGATTTATACGATTGTTGGTAATTTAATTGCTGTTTATTTAACTCAAGAATTAAATAAAATTAATCAAGAGGAACTTGCATTTAAAGCCGACTTTAATTATTGTTTGACTCATGTGCGAAATCACGCCGAATCGATAGCTTTTTTTCAGGGAGAAGAGGAAGAATTAAATATAGTTAAGCGAAGATTTAGTAATGTTTTGGAAAATGCTGAACGCAGGCTGAATTGGGAAAGAGGACAGGATGTTTTTAACAGAGCATATCAGTCTGCTATCTCTTTATTTTCAATGTTTATACTTACTCCTTTATTTATTCAAGATAAAATTGATTATGGACAAATTAGCCAAGCTAGTTTAGCTTGTTTTTTGTTTTCTAATGCTCTGGGACAATTAATAGGGGAATTTGGGACTTCTGGGAGATTTTCTAGTTACGTTAAGCGTTTAGCTGAGTTTTCGGATGCATTAGAATCTGTTACCAAACAACCAGAGAATGTCAGTACTATTAAAGTCCTAGAAGAAAAGCATTTGGCTTTTGAGAATGTCACCTTACAAACGCCAAACTATGAGCAGGTGATAGTTGAAAAGTTGTCACTGTCTATTCACACAGGAGAAGGGTTATTGATTGTTGGCCCTAGTGGTCGAGGTAAAAGTTCTTTATTGAGAGCGATCGCAGGTTTGTGGAACGCGGGAACTGGTCAGTTGGTGCGACCTCCCCTAGAAGAAATGTTATTTCTGCCCCAACGTCCTTATATAATTTTGGGTACTTTGCGCGAACAGTTACTCTATCCTCATACAGACCATAAAATGAGCGATCGCGAACTCGAAGAAATTTTGCAACAAGTTAATCTGCAAAACTTGCTTAACCGCGTTGATGGCTTTGATACAGAAGTACCTTGGGAAAATATATTGTCGTTAGGAGAACAACAACGTCTTGCTTTTGCAAGAATATTAATTAGTCGTCCTAGCTTCACTATTTTAGATGAAGCAACAAGTGCTTTAGATTTAAGTAATGAAGCTAATTTATATCAACAATTACAAAAACATCAAACAACTTTTATCAGTGTTGGACATAGGGAAAGTTTGTTTAATTATCATCAATGGGTTTTGGAACTTTCACAAGACTCCAGTTGGCAACTTCTTTCTATACAGGATTATCAACTGCAAAAAGAAATTGTCATTCATCCGCCTGAAAATGTTCCAATCACCATAGATACCTTACCTCAACAGGAATCCCAAATAAAACTGGAAACATCAGTAGCAACAGCCACAATTGCAGGGCTTTCTCATCAAGAGATGAATACATTAACAGACTATTCTCTGACCACTATCCGCAACAGGGCAAGTCTTGGTAAGTCTATCACTGCTAAGGATGGCTTGAGTTACCGCTATAATAAAGACCCAAAGGTGTTGAAATGGGTGAGAGATTAG
- a CDS encoding MvdD family ATP-grasp ribosomal peptide maturase → MTVLIITFSQDNESIPLVIKAIEAQGEKAFRFDTDRYPTEVKLDIYQGDTERVIITDGEQKLDLSEVSSVWYRRMRYGAKIPDRMDKQLRDASIEETRRTVRGMIASLKAFHCDQMSNVDITNNKQLQMQVARELGLLTPRTLTSNNPEAVKQFASECQEQGIVTKMLSSFAIYDDQGRENVVFTSPITDDDLENLDGLRFCPMTFQEKVPKALELRTTIVGHRVFTAAVDSQKLAGSAVDWRKEGKALVKTWQPYKLPEDIEKKLLKLMAYFGLNYGAIDIIVTLDGRYVFLEVNPVGEFFWMEIYSPHYPISQAIAELLLTNKN, encoded by the coding sequence ATGACAGTATTAATAATTACATTTAGTCAAGACAACGAAAGCATTCCTCTAGTAATCAAAGCAATTGAAGCTCAAGGAGAAAAAGCATTTCGTTTTGACACAGACAGATATCCCACTGAAGTCAAGCTAGATATTTACCAAGGCGATACTGAGCGAGTAATTATTACTGATGGCGAACAAAAGCTCGATTTGAGTGAGGTGTCCTCAGTTTGGTATCGGCGGATGCGCTATGGCGCGAAAATTCCCGACAGGATGGACAAGCAATTGAGAGATGCTTCAATTGAAGAAACTCGCCGCACTGTCAGGGGGATGATTGCTAGCCTGAAAGCATTCCACTGCGATCAAATGTCAAATGTCGATATCACTAATAATAAACAACTACAGATGCAAGTTGCACGAGAGCTTGGCCTTCTTACCCCACGCACATTGACCTCAAATAATCCAGAAGCAGTTAAGCAATTTGCCTCTGAGTGTCAGGAGCAAGGTATAGTTACCAAAATGCTTTCTTCCTTTGCCATCTATGATGATCAGGGAAGAGAAAACGTTGTCTTCACCAGTCCAATTACAGATGACGATCTGGAGAATCTTGACGGATTGCGTTTCTGTCCGATGACCTTTCAGGAAAAAGTGCCAAAGGCGCTGGAGTTACGCACAACCATTGTGGGACACAGGGTATTTACTGCGGCGGTAGACTCTCAAAAATTGGCAGGATCTGCTGTTGATTGGCGCAAAGAGGGGAAAGCTTTAGTTAAGACTTGGCAACCCTACAAATTGCCTGAAGATATTGAGAAAAAGCTGCTCAAACTGATGGCTTATTTTGGCTTAAACTATGGTGCTATTGATATTATCGTCACTCTTGATGGTCGCTACGTATTCCTAGAAGTTAACCCAGTTGGGGAGTTTTTCTGGATGGAGATATATTCACCACACTACCCGATTTCGCAGGCGATCGCTGAACTATTGCTGACTAATAAAAATTAG
- a CDS encoding MvdC family ATP-grasp ribosomal peptide maturase yields the protein MPLSRDIVLLITHSGDFFTIDRVAEALSKKGAEPFRLDTDKFPLEVQLTAHFDNYKSYHTLEYGNHSISTEQVRAVWMRRIWEPQLSAELATKFREACIRESLATLDGFWDSLKDARWVDDLERINAASNKLRQLRVASEVGFVIPQTLVTNKAESAREFFHQVNGKMVSKLLTAISRSMEANSSFFMYTSTVKEEDLQDAESLRYCPMVFQEQIPKQQELRVVYVNGKVFVGALDAGVYAAAKVDWRKPGVEVGAWQHHQLPDDVMRRLQAFMGRFGLLFGALDFIVTPSGEYVFLEVNPVGEWGMLEKDLDLPISSAIADTLLL from the coding sequence ATGCCTCTGTCTCGTGACATTGTTTTATTAATTACCCACAGTGGAGATTTTTTCACAATAGATAGAGTAGCAGAAGCCTTGTCAAAAAAAGGGGCAGAACCATTTCGCCTTGATACTGATAAATTTCCCCTAGAAGTGCAATTAACAGCACATTTTGATAATTATAAAAGCTATCACACCTTAGAATATGGCAACCACTCTATCAGCACAGAGCAGGTGCGAGCTGTTTGGATGCGGCGGATTTGGGAGCCACAACTGAGTGCAGAGTTAGCGACAAAGTTCCGAGAAGCCTGCATTAGAGAATCACTTGCAACCTTAGACGGTTTTTGGGACAGCCTCAAAGATGCTCGTTGGGTAGATGATTTAGAGCGCATAAATGCTGCAAGTAACAAGCTGCGCCAACTGCGGGTTGCATCTGAAGTAGGTTTTGTCATTCCCCAGACTCTTGTCACCAATAAAGCTGAGTCAGCACGAGAGTTTTTCCACCAAGTCAACGGCAAAATGGTTAGCAAGTTATTAACTGCTATTTCCCGCAGTATGGAAGCTAACTCCTCATTTTTTATGTACACCAGCACCGTCAAAGAGGAAGACTTACAAGATGCTGAGTCACTGCGCTATTGTCCAATGGTTTTTCAAGAGCAAATCCCTAAGCAGCAGGAATTGCGGGTGGTGTATGTGAATGGTAAGGTATTTGTCGGAGCGTTAGATGCTGGCGTTTATGCAGCAGCCAAAGTTGATTGGCGTAAACCTGGGGTTGAAGTTGGTGCATGGCAACATCATCAGCTTCCTGATGATGTTATGCGTCGTCTCCAAGCTTTTATGGGTAGGTTTGGACTCTTGTTTGGGGCGTTAGATTTCATCGTTACACCATCAGGTGAATATGTCTTTTTGGAAGTGAACCCTGTAGGAGAGTGGGGAATGCTGGAAAAAGACTTAGATTTGCCAATTTCAAGTGCGATCGCCGATACTCTTCTTCTCTAG
- a CDS encoding microviridin/marinostatin family tricyclic proteinase inhibitor has translation MLVSWWKKRLHSSQIILPPSPPIYTLKFPSDLEDF, from the coding sequence TTGCTCGTTTCTTGGTGGAAGAAACGCCTCCACAGCAGCCAGATAATACTCCCCCCCTCCCCCCCCATTTATACTTTAAAGTTTCCTTCCGATTTGGAAGATTTCTAA
- a CDS encoding AAA-like domain-containing protein, with protein sequence MLNTVSKSSNHEIKSLEALKTIRAILSPRHLTYIEEIVFVYTWDGKLYREMSHETGYKEGYLKDIGSRLWLSLSQKLGHKVTKKSLKLLIANFCADKSLATTRYSRFNRTASKIEFPGSPLSFGSPLYIDRSPMEDLAIAALHQPGSLIRIKAPQRMGKTSLINHLMGVADQAGMQTVFVDIRQADTKTLEDLDQFLRWFCLTIGQQLNLDTKFDKYWFESACSKLSCTTYMQECFLRPLERPLVVAIDTAHSLVEHPHIAKNFFSMLRSWYEQAKVRDHWQKLRLIVAHVAELDPFNQSAFNLGLPLNLSWLTTHQIKDLAQRYELHKVGINNFYTLQPLQNLVGGHPYLLHLAFYWLRSGYLSLPKLLHEAATDRGIYGDYLRCLCLVLQQDDTLMAAFHQLLLTPNPIRLSAKTAERLEGIGLVQIQGVKSSLGCELYRQYFCAHLELQHG encoded by the coding sequence ATGTTAAATACAGTATCTAAATCCTCTAACCATGAGATAAAAAGCCTAGAGGCTCTAAAGACTATTAGGGCTATTCTTTCTCCAAGACATCTCACCTACATTGAGGAAATTGTATTTGTATATACTTGGGATGGCAAGCTGTACCGGGAAATGTCCCATGAAACTGGGTATAAGGAAGGCTATCTGAAAGACATTGGTTCTCGACTTTGGCTGAGTCTTTCTCAAAAATTGGGACATAAAGTTACTAAAAAAAGCCTGAAATTACTAATAGCAAATTTTTGCGCTGACAAAAGCTTGGCTACCACGCGATATTCTCGATTTAATAGGACTGCTAGTAAGATAGAATTTCCCGGCTCTCCTCTTTCCTTTGGGTCCCCTCTATATATTGATCGATCGCCTATGGAAGACCTAGCAATTGCAGCCCTTCATCAACCCGGTAGCCTCATCCGTATTAAAGCACCTCAGCGCATGGGCAAAACATCTTTAATCAATCATCTGATGGGGGTTGCTGATCAAGCAGGGATGCAAACGGTTTTTGTGGATATACGACAGGCGGACACTAAAACCCTAGAGGATCTCGATCAATTTTTGCGTTGGTTTTGCTTGACTATTGGTCAGCAATTAAACTTAGACACTAAGTTTGACAAATATTGGTTTGAAAGTGCGTGTAGCAAACTTAGCTGCACGACATATATGCAAGAGTGTTTTCTGCGCCCCCTTGAACGCCCCCTTGTCGTGGCGATTGATACAGCGCATTCCTTGGTTGAGCATCCTCACATAGCCAAGAATTTCTTTTCAATGCTGCGATCATGGTACGAACAGGCCAAAGTTCGTGACCACTGGCAAAAGTTACGGCTGATCGTTGCCCATGTTGCCGAATTAGACCCGTTCAATCAATCAGCTTTTAATCTGGGTCTGCCGTTGAACCTATCATGGCTCACCACCCACCAGATCAAAGATTTAGCTCAACGCTATGAACTCCATAAAGTGGGCATCAATAATTTTTACACGCTGCAACCGTTGCAAAATCTGGTAGGAGGACATCCCTATTTGCTGCATCTCGCGTTTTATTGGCTGCGATCAGGATACTTATCTTTACCAAAATTGTTGCACGAAGCCGCTACTGACAGAGGAATATATGGCGATTACTTGCGCTGCCTTTGTCTAGTGCTACAACAGGATGACACCTTAATGGCAGCGTTTCATCAGTTGCTATTGACCCCTAATCCCATTCGTCTGAGCGCAAAAACGGCTGAACGATTAGAAGGCATAGGACTCGTCCAAATCCAAGGTGTCAAGTCCAGCCTTGGGTGCGAACTGTATCGGCAATACTTTTGCGCTCACCTAGAACTTCAACATGGTTAA
- a CDS encoding glycerol-3-phosphate acyltransferase: MIELWGALVILIVCPALGALPIIAGITYAFKGRQLSQIGTKNISVSAAFYHGGTWVGILAVLSEALKGIAAVFLSRVFFPEGSVWELIALIALVLGRYGVGRGAGTTNVVWGFLVHDPLVAIFTSLLAIITFTLLRSRQLVKFGVLFVFPLFVLLLNVGNFPKIMAAIVLAGVLGWIYTKIPDDLNLPAEEADTDSQATFAYLRGNRSLVSLDDELDATVVGQKAATLSQIKRWGYPVPKGWVISPMDDPAGLIAMLQPSELSPLVVRSSAIGEDSEQASAAGQYTTILNVTTKEELKDAIAQVQASYNHPAAVQYRRDRSLPDTAMAVLVQQQIQSVYSGVAFSRDPISQQGDAIVIEALPGSATQVVSGKVTPEQYRAFVVETENISSVQLEGSGEVPQALIKQVVYLVRRLEKQYNGLPQDIEWTYDSQNLWVLQSRPITTLLPIWTRKIAAEVIPGVIQPLTWSINRPLTCGVWGDIFTLVLGDRALGLDFTETATLHYSRAYFNASLLGQIFLRMGLPPESLEFLTRGAKMSKPPLKTTLENLPGLMRLLKQELSLEKDFKRDYSKKFLPGLSQLANESIEELTAPQLLERIDLILELLRSGTYYSILAPLSAALRQAIFRVKDGEIDNSLAPEVAALRSLTALAADAKQLLPECEPNQVFEQLAKTPAGDKIVYEFNELLQEYGYLSDVGTNIAVPTWKENPQPIKQLFVQLLQNRPETDGGDSINRVLSAKRKRGVVQRRVDIKGRVTELYSRLLAELRWLFVALEQNWLEAGLLQETGDIFFLELDQVRRLVAGDDLQLRKDLSDIVQLRRSQFHQDSQFNQIPLLVYGHTPPHPLPPSSLYSDQVLQGIPASHGQAEGRIKVVRNLQDLPEINRETILVVPYTDSGWAPLLVRAGGLIAEAGGRLSHGAIIAREYGIPAIMDVHNATWLLQDGQRVRMDGSRGIIELSRDLRPD, encoded by the coding sequence ATGATTGAACTTTGGGGAGCCTTAGTTATTTTAATTGTCTGTCCAGCCTTGGGCGCGTTACCAATTATTGCTGGGATTACTTACGCCTTTAAAGGCAGGCAATTATCACAAATCGGCACGAAAAACATCAGTGTTTCTGCGGCTTTTTATCACGGCGGAACATGGGTAGGGATTCTGGCGGTTTTGTCAGAAGCGCTCAAAGGAATTGCAGCAGTATTCCTGTCTCGTGTGTTTTTTCCTGAAGGCTCGGTTTGGGAATTAATTGCCCTAATTGCCTTAGTATTAGGTAGATATGGGGTAGGCAGAGGGGCTGGTACAACCAACGTTGTTTGGGGATTCTTGGTACATGATCCCCTAGTGGCAATATTCACAAGTTTGTTGGCAATTATCACTTTTACACTTCTGCGATCTCGACAACTCGTAAAATTCGGGGTTTTATTCGTGTTTCCCTTGTTTGTGTTACTTCTGAATGTGGGCAATTTCCCCAAAATTATGGCGGCTATTGTCTTAGCTGGAGTATTGGGGTGGATTTACACAAAGATTCCCGATGATTTGAATTTACCCGCCGAAGAGGCCGATACAGATTCACAAGCAACTTTTGCATATTTACGCGGTAATCGCTCGCTTGTATCTTTAGATGACGAGTTAGATGCTACTGTAGTCGGACAAAAAGCCGCGACATTATCTCAAATTAAGCGCTGGGGCTATCCTGTGCCGAAAGGATGGGTGATTTCCCCAATGGATGATCCCGCAGGGTTGATTGCTATGCTTCAGCCTTCTGAATTATCTCCTTTAGTGGTGCGTTCCTCGGCGATTGGGGAAGACTCAGAACAAGCTTCCGCAGCTGGACAGTACACAACAATTCTGAATGTTACCACCAAAGAGGAATTAAAAGATGCGATCGCCCAAGTTCAAGCTTCTTACAATCATCCTGCTGCTGTACAATATCGTCGCGATCGCAGTCTACCAGATACCGCAATGGCTGTACTAGTACAACAACAAATTCAGAGTGTCTATTCTGGTGTAGCTTTCAGTCGTGACCCCATCAGCCAGCAAGGTGATGCAATTGTCATTGAAGCTTTACCAGGTAGCGCCACTCAAGTTGTTTCCGGCAAAGTTACACCAGAACAATATCGCGCTTTTGTGGTAGAAACAGAGAATATTTCCTCTGTGCAGTTGGAGGGAAGTGGGGAAGTACCACAAGCATTAATTAAACAAGTAGTATATTTAGTCCGGCGACTAGAAAAACAGTATAACGGTTTACCCCAAGATATTGAGTGGACCTATGACAGTCAAAATCTCTGGGTTTTGCAATCTCGACCCATTACGACGCTGTTACCTATCTGGACAAGGAAAATCGCCGCCGAAGTTATTCCTGGTGTGATTCAACCCCTAACTTGGTCGATTAATCGCCCCTTGACTTGTGGCGTTTGGGGTGATATTTTTACTTTGGTTTTAGGCGATCGCGCCTTGGGATTAGATTTTACCGAAACTGCTACACTGCATTACTCCAGAGCTTATTTTAACGCATCCCTCTTAGGACAGATTTTTCTACGGATGGGTTTACCACCGGAAAGTCTGGAATTTTTAACCAGAGGCGCGAAGATGAGCAAACCGCCGTTAAAGACGACTTTGGAGAATTTGCCAGGATTAATGCGGTTGCTGAAGCAAGAACTCAGCTTAGAAAAGGATTTTAAGCGGGATTATAGTAAAAAGTTTCTTCCCGGTTTGTCACAATTAGCAAATGAATCTATAGAAGAACTGACAGCGCCCCAGCTATTAGAAAGAATAGATTTGATATTGGAATTGCTCCGCAGTGGCACTTATTACAGCATTTTAGCGCCTTTGAGTGCAGCCTTGAGACAGGCAATTTTTCGCGTCAAAGATGGGGAAATTGATAACAGTTTAGCTCCAGAAGTAGCAGCATTGCGATCGCTCACAGCTTTAGCCGCCGATGCGAAACAGCTATTACCTGAGTGTGAACCAAATCAAGTTTTTGAACAATTGGCAAAAACCCCCGCAGGAGATAAAATAGTCTATGAATTTAACGAACTGCTGCAAGAGTACGGTTATTTAAGTGATGTGGGGACAAATATCGCTGTTCCTACCTGGAAGGAAAACCCCCAACCCATCAAGCAGTTGTTTGTGCAGTTATTGCAAAATCGACCAGAGACAGATGGTGGAGATTCCATCAATCGGGTGTTATCAGCCAAGCGCAAACGAGGGGTGGTACAGCGACGGGTAGATATTAAAGGACGAGTTACCGAACTGTATTCTCGGCTATTGGCTGAGTTGCGGTGGCTATTTGTCGCTTTAGAGCAAAATTGGTTAGAAGCCGGCTTACTCCAGGAAACTGGGGATATCTTTTTTCTAGAATTGGATCAAGTGCGGCGTTTAGTCGCCGGTGATGATCTTCAACTCAGGAAAGATTTATCTGACATTGTACAATTGAGGCGATCGCAATTCCACCAAGATAGTCAGTTTAATCAAATTCCCCTTTTAGTTTACGGACATACACCACCCCATCCCCTACCCCCTTCTTCTCTTTACTCAGACCAAGTATTACAAGGTATTCCCGCCAGTCACGGACAAGCCGAAGGACGAATCAAGGTAGTAAGAAATTTACAAGATTTACCAGAAATCAACCGCGAGACAATTTTGGTAGTACCTTACACCGATTCCGGCTGGGCCCCTTTATTAGTCAGGGCTGGCGGCTTAATTGCTGAAGCTGGTGGACGACTTTCCCACGGTGCAATCATCGCTCGTGAGTACGGGATTCCCGCTATAATGGATGTCCATAATGCTACCTGGTTATTACAGGATGGGCAACGGGTAAGAATGGATGGATCTAGAGGAATCATAGAATTATCTCGCGATTTGAGACCAGATTGA
- a CDS encoding GNAT family N-acetyltransferase produces MKSELPLITSDRLTLRIAIKKDIPQLIKYFSDNKTYFTPFYPILFNQLYTEEYWQYQIENNVLEFIHDQSLKLFIFPPKKATKVIGTINFTNFIRGAAHFCYVGYSLAESEQGKGYMTEALKVATDYVFEELNFHRIMANYMPHNRRSGNVLKRLGFVVEGYARDYLLINGKWEDHILTSLVNPHWKPEDLTL; encoded by the coding sequence ATGAAATCAGAACTCCCACTTATTACGAGCGATCGCCTGACATTAAGAATTGCTATTAAAAAGGATATACCACAACTAATTAAATATTTTTCTGACAATAAAACTTATTTTACACCATTTTATCCGATTTTATTTAATCAGTTGTATACAGAAGAATATTGGCAATATCAAATTGAAAACAATGTCTTGGAGTTCATCCATGACCAATCATTAAAGCTGTTTATTTTTCCGCCCAAAAAAGCCACGAAAGTCATTGGAACAATAAATTTTACTAATTTCATCCGAGGGGCGGCGCATTTTTGCTATGTAGGATATAGTCTGGCGGAATCTGAGCAAGGTAAAGGCTATATGACAGAAGCCTTAAAAGTGGCGACTGATTATGTATTTGAAGAATTAAATTTTCATCGGATCATGGCTAATTATATGCCTCACAATCGGCGCAGTGGTAATGTCTTAAAAAGACTCGGTTTTGTGGTGGAAGGATATGCTAGGGATTATTTATTAATTAATGGTAAATGGGAAGATCATATTTTGACAAGTTTAGTCAATCCTCACTGGAAACCAGAGGATTTGACTTTGTAA
- the bioB gene encoding biotin synthase BioB, translating into MSVGIRYNWQKAEIQAIYNTPFLELIYQAASVHRQYHDSTKIQVCKLISIKTGACPEDCGYCAQSSRYQTEVKPQALLEKETVINIAQKAKETGVSRVCMGAAWREVRDNSQFETVLEMVKEVTEMGLEVCCTLGMLTTSQAKRLEAAGLYAYNHNLDTSQEYYNTIITTRTYGDRLNTIDNVRQTNVTVCSGGILGLGESVEDRVGMLETLSNLQPHPESVPINILSQVPGTPLENQPDVPIWEVVRMIATARIIMPNSDVRLSAGRARLSQVEQALCFMAGANSIFSSDDNQMLTVTTPCPDYDADKEMLNLLGLEMRPPHQRPEKVTTPAVVG; encoded by the coding sequence ATGTCGGTGGGAATACGCTACAATTGGCAGAAAGCAGAGATTCAGGCGATATACAACACTCCATTCCTAGAGCTGATTTATCAAGCTGCTAGCGTGCATCGCCAATATCATGATTCAACAAAAATACAAGTTTGTAAGCTGATCTCAATTAAAACAGGTGCTTGTCCCGAAGATTGTGGCTACTGCGCCCAGTCTTCCCGTTATCAAACCGAAGTCAAGCCCCAAGCACTGTTAGAGAAGGAAACAGTCATTAATATTGCCCAAAAAGCTAAAGAAACGGGTGTAAGTCGCGTTTGCATGGGTGCTGCTTGGCGAGAAGTGCGGGATAATTCGCAATTTGAGACAGTGCTGGAAATGGTGAAAGAAGTCACCGAAATGGGTTTAGAAGTCTGCTGTACTCTGGGAATGCTGACCACAAGTCAGGCGAAACGCTTAGAAGCAGCCGGACTGTATGCCTATAATCATAACTTGGATACTTCCCAGGAATATTATAATACGATTATTACCACGAGAACTTATGGCGATCGCCTGAATACAATCGATAATGTCCGACAGACAAATGTGACTGTCTGTTCTGGCGGTATTCTCGGTTTAGGTGAAAGCGTTGAAGATCGTGTAGGGATGTTAGAAACTCTATCAAATTTACAACCTCATCCAGAGTCAGTCCCCATTAATATTCTTTCTCAAGTCCCAGGTACACCCCTAGAAAATCAACCAGATGTACCCATTTGGGAAGTAGTACGCATGATCGCCACAGCCAGAATAATTATGCCAAATTCTGACGTGCGTCTCAGTGCTGGTAGGGCGAGACTTTCCCAAGTGGAACAAGCCTTGTGCTTTATGGCTGGAGCTAATTCCATCTTTTCCAGCGATGATAATCAAATGCTAACAGTCACCACTCCCTGTCCAGATTATGACGCTGACAAAGAAATGCTGAATTTACTGGGCTTAGAAATGCGTCCTCCGCACCAAAGACCGGAAAAGGTGACAACTCCCGCCGTTGTGGGTTAA